In Methanoregula sp., the sequence GGTGAATGCCAGGGGCAGGTTATACGCCATCCCAATGCCAAAACCCAGCAGGATATACCCCATCTGGGCAACGCTCGAGTATGCAAGCACGTACCGGAGATCCGTCTGGTTGAGGGCAAGGAGGTTTCCCGTTGTCATGGTAATGACCGCAAGGAATGTCACGACAATTCCCAGTGTCCTGATAACGGACCCCCCTGCGGGAAGTGCGGAGAGGGAAAGGAACAGTGCGATAAGCACCCCGAATTTGGTTGCCCCGACGAGAATGGCGGTAACACCCACGGGTGCCCGGGCATAGGCATCCGGAAGCCAGGTGTGCATCGGGACTATCGCAAGTTTTACTCCGTACCCGAGCAGGATCAGGATGCCCGCGAGCAGGATGAGCGCCGGGTTCGCTCCTGCGAGTGCCCCCGGGAGCTCCGCCAGGGCCATCGTATGCCCGGCCATATACAGGATTGCGACGCCAAGGAGGGCAGTAATGGTCCCTGTCACACCCTGCAGGAGATAGTTCATTGCCGCGGGAAGCGCTGCCGGATCCTCCCGGTACCGGTAGGCACAGAGGGCATATACCGGGACTGCGGATAACTCGACCATCACAAAAATGTAAAAGAGGTCCCGGGAAAAACCGACAGCCACTGCACCGGCAAGGGCAAACAGGAGGAGCGGATAAAACAGCTGAACCGGCCCTTCCGGATCGATACTCTCCTGAGAAGCCCATGCCGCGGCAGCCCCGATGCCGGTGATAAGAAGTCCGGCGGTCAGGCCGACGAATGAGATATTTTCCGGGGATGGTTGCGTGATAATCGCGGAGAGCATGAAACAGAACGCCACAAGGAGCCACAGGGCGGCAAGCATTCCTCCCCGGCTCCGGAATTGCCGGGGAAGGAACTTTACGATGAAGTAGAGTGCCACCCCGCCGGTGGCAATAAACAGGGGGGCCATAACGGCCATGCCGGCAGGTATCACAGCTGCACCCCCATCAGGATAACGACCATGAAGGCGACCAGAACACCGGTA encodes:
- a CDS encoding proton-conducting transporter membrane subunit, with product MIPAGMAVMAPLFIATGGVALYFIVKFLPRQFRSRGGMLAALWLLVAFCFMLSAIITQPSPENISFVGLTAGLLITGIGAAAAWASQESIDPEGPVQLFYPLLLFALAGAVAVGFSRDLFYIFVMVELSAVPVYALCAYRYREDPAALPAAMNYLLQGVTGTITALLGVAILYMAGHTMALAELPGALAGANPALILLAGILILLGYGVKLAIVPMHTWLPDAYARAPVGVTAILVGATKFGVLIALFLSLSALPAGGSVIRTLGIVVTFLAVITMTTGNLLALNQTDLRYVLAYSSVAQMGYILLGFGIGMAYNLPLAFTAGLYYAIAYSLMKSGAFLAADTFAASAGSYQTVKMKGLGAQYPLLGISFTLFIFGLIGVPFTCGFLGKMLLEQAGMVTSMMSGVILALILALNNAISLGYYVPVLSTLLFRDKAADPSDRLPVNSVKIPACTLSAVVILAVVTVYFGLFPESFDWISRAAGQLFTWRIP